From a single Drosophila sulfurigaster albostrigata strain 15112-1811.04 chromosome 3, ASM2355843v2, whole genome shotgun sequence genomic region:
- the LOC133840012 gene encoding uncharacterized protein LOC133840012, producing the protein MWTLVCSVLYLALVVHAELDVCLEELGCLKGTTMPGYKGAAFEAFMGIPFAQPPIGEMRFKNPVAATAWQGTLDASKPHNSCLQKCYFILGRPIFGEEDCLYLNVYRPVVPPDHQPLPVMFYIHSGGFYCGSSDPLSVGPEYLMDTQQVILVTINYRLGAFGFLGTGDSHMSGNFGLKDQRLALQWVQQNIASFGGDPKLVTIFGHSAGGMSAHYHMLSPNSKGLFHRAMSLSGTALTNILHVKDPLNQVRKLAESAGVAQAGSLNSKELVESLRGVDAMDLLLAGDAMKVWDNVPLIDYGIVIEQDATPESFFNEALSVSHLAGRIHEVPWLLGSSSRAGEGSMFLLNMLTTPELLKVFNSRFLELMSVALYLPDETTEETLLALLKLYDVEQLELNEQTMIPLSNLFGDFTFLYPLYASAESYVKYAKESLSIYRFEFHSLSNISFSRAYSKEIIPRELGPVHMDDALHTIRMPGLLPNYPEDSADELAINRLTMLLVEFAKTGVFYNSTDLPPCKAEDFTADKICNYLRFGDQNGVYRESIESSMDLRGLSLWKKLYTKPSVMIHTGNALLLPLSLSMLMSLMMLPMLLTLVSASNLASNEKSLVVCGTNLGCLMGVHMPGYQSKRFEAFLGIPYALPPIGELRFSNPKVMPKLQGIYNATSAKADCIQKNYLMPTPLIYGEEDCLYLNVYRPENRLQQNLPVMVYIHGGGFFSGSAGPAITGPEYFMDTEEVILVTMAYRLGALGFLSTEDAIIPGNFGLKDQQLALRWVQRNIKAFGGDPRRVTIFGQSAGGLSTHMHMLSPKSKGLFQHVISMSGTANVPFAIVDNALEQARLTAELCQVKDAQQLSTAKLARALRAVDVNTLLNAGDGLKFWDVDHMTNYRPVVEPSHPDAFLSRHPKDLLAEGSYEAVPWLLGTVPQEGAVRVVNIMENVTLREDFNSRFDELLQELMEFPPDFSQEQLEKSMQLILEEYFENKHEVNESTVQGFLDLISDRGFKQPLYNAHMRSVDVSERPLYMYSFNYLGPYSYASIYTSANVTKKYGVVHCDDLIYLFRSPMLFPDFERNSTEAKVVASFVDYFVHFAKTGKPRNAETLAPCSQTVLKSRPNGICDYQSFENSDEGFEVNVSQEFRTRNAKLWSHILGETKDPKNA; encoded by the exons ATGTGGACACTTGTCTGTAGTGTTCTCTACCTGGCGCTTGTTGTCCATGCGGAGTTGGATGTGTGCCTCGAGGAGTTGGGATGCTTGAAGGGCACCACGATGCCAGGATATAAAGGAGCTGCCTTTGAGGCTTTTATGGGCATACCTTTTGCACAGCCTCCCATCGGCGAAATGCGATTTAAG AATCCTGTGGCTGCCACTGCGTGGCAAGGAACTCTGGATGCCAGCAAACCTCACAACAGCTGCCTGCAAAAATGTTACTTCATCTTGGGAAGACCCATCTTCGGTGAAGAGGATTGTCTCTACTTGAACGTCTATAGACCTGTTGTTCCTCCCGATCATCAACCTCTGCCTGTCATGTTTTACATACACTCGGGTGGCTTCTATTGCGGCTCTTCAGATCCGCTTTCTGTTGGCCCCGAGTATCTCATGGATACGCAGCAAGTTATTCTGGTGACCATCAACTATCGACTGGGTGCATTCG GTTTTCTAGGCACAGGTGATAGTCACATGTCTGGTAACTTTGGCCTCAAGGATCAGCGCTTGGCTTTGCAGTGGGTGCAACAGAATATTGCCTCCTTTGGCGGAGATCCAAAGCTGGTGACCATCTTTGGCCACAGTGCTGGCGGCATGTCAGCCCACTACCACATGCTCAGTCCCAATTCAAAAG GTCTCTTTCATCGGGCCATGTCCTTAAGCGGCACCGCCTTAACGAACATCCTGCATGTCAAGGATCCGCTGAATCAGGTGCGTAAGCTAGCGGAGAGTGCAGGAGTTGCACAGGCTGGCAGTCTGAACTCCAAAGAACTGGTTGAATCTCTGCGTGGCGTTGATGCCATGGATTTGCTGCTAGCTGGCGATGCCATGAAGGTTTGGGACAATGTGCCGCTCATTGACTATGGAATTGTTATCGAACAGGATGCAACACCCGAATCCTTCTTCAACGAAGCGTTGTCAGTGTCTCACCTCGCTGGTCGCATACACGAAGTGCCCTGGCTGCTGGGCAGTTCATCCCGTGCCGGTGAAGGTTCCATGTTTCTGTTGAACATGCTCACCACTCCAGAACTGCTGAAAGTTTTCAATTCGAGGTTCCTCGAGTTGATGAGCGTAGCTCTTTATTTACCAGATGAAACAACTGAGGAAACTTTGTTGGCTCTGCTCAAGCTATACGATGTGGAGCAGTTGGAACTCAATGAACAAACGATGATTCCACTCTCGAATTTGTTTGGGGACTTTACTTTTCTGTATCCACTCTATGCGAGTGCAGAGAGTTatgtaaaatatgcaaagGAATCGCTTTCCATCTATCGCTTCGAGTTTCATAGCTTGAGTAATATTTCCTTCTCCCGCGCCTACAGCAAGGAAATTATTCCACGTGAGCTTGGACCAGTGCACATGGATGATGCACTGCATACGATACGCATGCCAGGCTTATTGCCCAACTATCCCGAAGATTCTGCTGACGAGTTGGCCATTAATCGACTGACAATGCTGCTGGTTGAGTTCGCTAAAACTGG gGTATTCTACAATTCCACCGATTTGCCGCCCTGCAAAGCTGAGGACTTTACAGCCGATAAAATTTGCAACTATTTGCGTTTTGGCGACCAGAATGGAGTTTATCGAGAGTCAATCGAGAGTTCAATGGATCTGCGTGGACTTTCGCTCTGGAAGaaactttat ACAAAGCCATCAGTCATGATTCATACGGGGAATGCTTTACTtttgccgctgtcgctgtcaatGCTAATGTCGTTGATGATGCTGCCAATGCTGCTGACGCTTGTCTCTGCCTCGAACCTGGCCTCCAACGAGAAGTCTTTGGTTGTCTGCGGCACAAACTTGGGTTGCTTGATGGGCGTCCACATGCCTGGTTATCAGAGCAAACGCTTTGAGGCCTTCCTCGGCATTCCTTACGCTCTGCCGCCCATTGGAGAGTTGAGATTCAGT AATCCCAAAGTGATGCCCAAATTGCAGGGCATTTACAATGCTACTTCGGCTAAAGCGGACTGCATACAGAAGAACTATCTGATGCCTACACCCCTCATCTATGGTGAAGAGGATTGTCTCTATCTCAATGTCTACAGACCAGAG AATCGCTTGCAACAAAATTTGCCAGTGATGGTTTACATACATGGCGGCGGTTTCTTTAGCGGCTCTGCTGGTCCTGCTATCACAGGACCCGAGTACTTTATGGACACTGAAGAGGTCATCTTGGTCACAATGGCTTATCGATTGGGTGCTTTAG GCTTTTTGTCCACGGAAGATGCAATTATACCAGGCAACTTTGGCCTCAAGGATCAGCAGCTGGCACTGCGCTGGGTGCAGCGTAACATCAAAGCCTTTGGCGGCGATCCACGTCGCGTGACCATCTTCGGGCAAAGTGCCGGCGGACTCTCCACTCACATGCACATGTTGAGCCCCAAGTCGAAGGGTTTGTTCCAGCACGTCATCAGCATGAGCGGCACAGCAAATGTGCCCTTTGCCATAGTTGATAATGCGTTGGAGCAGGCGCGTCTTACAGCTGAGCTGTGTCAGGTAAAAGACGCCCAACAGCTGAGTACAGCCAAATTGGCCAGAGCTTTGCGTGCTGTCGATGTCAACACGCTGCTGAATGCGGGCGATGGATTAAAGTTCTGGGATGTGGATCACATGACCAACTATCGACCTGTAGTTGAACCCAGTCATCCGGACGCTTTTCTTAGCAGACATCCCAAAGATTTGCTGGCCGAAGGCAGTTACGAGGCGGTGCCTTGGCTGCTGGGCACAGTGCCTCAAGAGGGTGCAGTGCGTGTGGTCAACATTATGGAGAATGTGACTTTGAGGGAGGATTTCAACTCTCGTTTCGATGAATTGCTGCAGGAACTGATGGAATTCCCACCCGATTTTAGCCAAGAGCAGCTTGAGAAGTCGATGCAGCTGATACTCGAGGAATACTTTGAGAACAAGCACGAGGTCAATGAGAGCACAGTGCAGGGATTCCTAGAT CTCATCTCAGATCGCGGCTTCAAGCAGCCGCTGTACAATGCGCACATGCGCAGCGTCGACGTTAGCGAGCGTCCACTGTACATGTACAGCTTCAACTATCTGGGTCCTTATAGCTATGCTTCGATCTACACAAGTGCGAATGTGACCAAGAAATACGGCGTTGTGCACTGCGATGATCTGATTTATCTGTTTCGCAGTCCGATGCTCTTCCCCGACTTTGAACGCAACTCGACAGAAGCGAAAGTTGTGGCCTCATTTGTGGACTACTTTGTGCATTTTGCCAAGACGGG TAAACCACGGAATGCAGAGACATTAGCGCCTTGCTCGCAGACAGTGCTAAAGTCACGACCCAATGGCATTTGTGATTATCAGAGCTTTGAGAATTCTGATGAAGGTTTTGAGGTGAATGTTTCCCAAGAGTTTCGCACCAGAAATGCCAAATTATGGAGTCATATATTAGGCGAAACAAAGGATCCAAAAAATGCTTAA
- the LOC133844958 gene encoding LOW QUALITY PROTEIN: uncharacterized protein LOC133844958 (The sequence of the model RefSeq protein was modified relative to this genomic sequence to represent the inferred CDS: deleted 1 base in 1 codon): MELARKIILWIIPLFVLAFLLTMSEAYLSRVRVEETPFQRIPPRAASLLVRKQGNPKRSSGIHLISSLEHQRTFLHIFHVPYIICFYAAKGKWPYVPGFMKTRVNSAARNFFHQNDSFIKQFCTKWIQVKECFRPLFDKSNDTTVEVETLDAQKQIQRCDCDKLVSTEAPVPVVYFDKNYIGNVSSDTILSTIEFLESFLPPPTKKHKRKNRVRGRLDEIDID, from the exons ATGGAATTGGCACGGAAAATAATACTCTGGATTATTCCTTTATTCGTGCTCGCATTTCTGCTCACCATGAGCGAAGCGTATCTGAGCAGAGTGCGTGTTGAGGAGACGCCTTTTCAAAGGATTCCACCGAGGGCAGCCAGTCTCTTGGTCAGAAAGCAAGGCAACCCAAAGCGATCCAGTGGCATTCATTTGATCTCCAGCCTGGAGCATCAACGCACTTTTCTGCATATTTTCCATGTGCCTT atataatttgc ttttatgccGCCAAGGGCAAGTGGCCTTATGTGCCGGGATTTATGAAAACGCGTGTGAATAGCGCAGCCAGAAATTTCTTTCATCAAAATGACAGTTTCATTAAGCAATTTTGCACCAAGTGGATTCAAGTCAAGGAATGCTTTAGACCACTCTTCG ATAAATCAAATGACACCACGGTTGAGGTGGAAACTTTGGATGCCCAGAAGCAAATTCAgcgctgcgactgcgacaaaTTGGTGTCCACGGAAGCTCCCGTGCCTGTTGTTTACTTCGACAAGAACTACATTGGCAATGTCAGTTCGGACACCATTTTGAGCACCATCGAGTTTCTCGAGAGTTTTCTGCCGCCGCCCACCAAAAAGCACAAACGCAAGAATCGAGTTCGTGGACGATTGGATGAAATAGATATTGATTAG
- the LOC133844957 gene encoding nose resistant to fluoxetine protein 6, with protein MPAMYQLDDYDLCLQQSPSQILAHSTYCLVYTEIVPNASSTLWQQIEQFSQDNKHHFRHDHLFVGVCLERCKRALHTLSRFQKQQLYEGKVVDTELSSYYAKVHKRAADERIRYEHVINSCLNRDFDRRFELRVRSSIEYCERADEQLAHDALDITVYCLLASVLLLTIFSSFYDYRLKLQQTDPQLALGNLFYQQQLKSSLQGFLTIFSLCRNYYRLVLPSRSQFSKDLRFFDAFRVIGVFVVILGHTLMVFMTVQIQNPEFYEQFLYKFEASIFQNGSAFIQIFFVMSSFLLYVNFTERQWINNESGVLTCIGVYFRVFFTRYFRMLPSLVMLILCNATILSRLGDGPFWRHLTEAERIFCRSNWWKNVFFVNNYLLEESCAQQTWYMGADMQLFELFLILIIIMKKHPGLTRIIYVVLFFMTFCVPAFLTYFLKLEAVYHIMPETYRYLYFRNSETFYEIYPPFYTNLGGYFMGLLCGQFYLKFRSTSRGGSWRGKWSWQLSMWLLIPAALLVLLSGFIFIKHDFEKPSIWLALYAGIYKNLWIMICGGFVCCMCFKVGWIAYEFCCLPIFRPLGRISFQAFIWHVFILRLVAGYFRDPVYVNSFFLFGNVLLVFVLTQIVAFFMALLLEYPLVELLKLLTHHKPVPKKEEYKISTVVQFELTTDLTDTRADEKGQNCVA; from the exons ATGCCGGCTATGTACCAATTAGATGACTATGATCTGTGTCTGCAGCAGTCACCAAGCCAAATCCTTGCGCACAGCACTTATTGCCTGGTCTACACTGAAATTGTGCCCAATGCCAGCTCCACGCTGTGGCAACAAATCGAGCAATTCTCGCAGGATAATAAGCATCACTTTCGACACGATCATCTCTTTGTTGGCGTCTGCTTGGAGCGCTGTAAGCGTGCACTCCACACTCTCAGCAGATTTCAGAAACAACAACTCTACGAGGGCAAAGTTGTGGACACTGAG CTAAGCTCCTATTATGCCAAAGTGCACAAGCGAGCAGCCGATGAGCGAATACGTTATGAACACGTTATCAACAGCTGTCTGAATCGTGATTTTGATCGCAGATTTGAATTGCGAGTGCGCAGCAGCATAGAGTACTGCGAAAGAGCAGATGAGCAATTGGCGCATG ATGCATTGGATATCACTGTTTACTGTCTGCTGGCTTCAGTGCTGCTGCTCACGATCTTCTCTAGCTTTTACGACTATCGCTTGAAGCTGCAACAAACTGATCCTCAACTAGCTCTTGGCAATCTCTTCtatcagcagcaactgaaGTCATCCTTGCAAGGATTTCTCACCATCTTTTCGCTGTGCCGCAACTATTATCGCCTTGTGCTGCCTTCGCGTAGTCAATTCTCAAAGGATCTGCGTTTTTTCGATGCCTTTCGTGTGATTGGCGTCTTTGTGGTGATTCTGGGTCACACACTAATGGTCTTTATGACTGTGCAAATACAGAATCCCGAGTTCTACGAGCAGTTTCTGTACAAATTCGAGGCTTCGATCTTTCAGAATGGCAGCGCGTTTATACAAATCTTTTTTGTGATGAGCTCTTTTCTGCTCTACGTGAACTTTACGGAACGTCAATGGATCAACAATGAATCCGGAGTGCTCACTTGCATTGGTGTTTATTTTCGTGTTTTCTTCACCAGATATTTTCGCATGTTGCCCTCGCTGGTAATGTTGATCTTATGTAATGCCACGATTCTTAGTCGACTGGGCGATGGACCCTTCTGGCGGCACTTGACCGAAGCGGAGCGCATTTTCTGTAGGAGCAACTGGTGGAAGAATGTCTTCTTTGTCAACAACTATTTGCTGGAGGAGAGC TGTGCTCAACAAACTTGGTATATGGGGGCAGACATGCAGCTCTTTGAGCTCTTCCTAATACTCATCATAATAATGAAGAA gCATCCCGGACTTACCAGAATCATTTATGTTGTGCTCTTCTTTATGACATTTTGCGTGCCCGCTTTCTTAACATATTTTCTTAAACTCGAAGCGGTTTATCACATCATGCCAGA AACTTATCGCTATTTGTACTTTCGCAACTCGGAGACGTTTTATGAGATCTATCCGCCGTTCTATACAAATCTTGGAGGCTATTTCATGGGCTTGCTTTGTGGTCAATTCTATCTGAAATTTCGTTCCACAAGCAGAGGTGGCAGCTGGAGGGGAAAGTGGAGCTGGCAGCTGAGCATGTGGCTGTTGATTCCAGCTGcgttgctggtgctgctctCGGGATTCATCTTTATCAAACATGATTTTGAGAAACCTTCAATTTGGCTGGCATTGTATGCGGGAATCTACAAGAATCTCTGGATTATGATATGTGGTGGTTTTGTCTGTTGCATGTGCTTCAAAGTGGGAT GGATTGCCTATGAATTTTGCTGTCTGCCCATTTTTAGGCCCTTGGGTCGCATTTCCTTTCAGGCTTTTATATGGCATGTGTTCATATTGCGTCTGGTAGCTGGCTATTTTCGAGATCCGGTTTATGTAAATAGTTTCTTTTTG TTTGGAAATGTTTTGTTGGTCTTTGTTCTCACTCAAATTGTGGCATTCTTCATGGCGCTTTTATTGGAATATCCGTTGGTTGAGCTCCTAAAACTGCTCACCCATCATAAACCAG TTCCCAAAAAGGAGGAATATAAGATTTCGACTGTGGTTCAATTTGAACTTACAACCGACTTAACCGATACCAGGGCTGATGAAAAAGGTCAAAATTGCGTTGCTTGA